CCGGTTGCCTCGCGTCGGGAAAGCATTGTGGGGATCAGGTTTCTTGCCGTCAGTTTACCAAGGTGTTCAGTGCCGATCGCAGGGTGATCCGGTGCTGAACGTGTCCAATCCATCCGGTGTTAGCCGAGCCGATCGTCGCCGTGTGCTGGACACGCTGGACGAGCTGAACCGGCATGCTCATGAAACATTCGGTGACCCTGAAACGCTAACACGCATTGCCCAGTACGAGATGGCTTTCCGGATGCAGACGGCTGCGCCGGAGGTGATGGATCTAAACAAAGAGTCCGCAGAAACACTGGAAGCCTACGGCGCTGACCCGAACAAAGAATCGTTTGCCAACAATTGCTTGCTGGCACGGCGGTTAGTCGAAAATGGAGTCCGGTTTGTGCAACTGTACGACTGGGGCTGGGACACGCACGGGTCGAACAAGAGTGAAGCTCTTGAATTCGGCTTGGTCGATAAATGCACCCAAACGGATAAGCCGATTGCCGCGCTGCTGGCGGACTTGAAAGCCCGCGGGCTGATGGAAGACACGCTGGTGATCTGGGGTGGCGAATTTGGCCGGACACCGATGCGTGAAAACCGCGGCGGTAAGGAAATGGCGTTCATGGGTCGCGATCACAGCCCCGATGCGTTCACAATCTGGATGGCCGGTGCAGGCGTCAAAGCGGGCTACACCCACGGCATCACCGATGACGTCGGATACACGGCGGCCGTCGATCCGGTGCAGGTGCGTGACATGCACGCAACGCTTCTACACTTGATGGGATTCGACGCTCCGAAATTCAGCTACCCGTTCAAAGGACTGAATCAGAAACTAACGGGCGTGAAAGAATCACGCGTAGTGAAAGAAATCTTGACTTAGGTACCTATTCAGACAATGGGCCTCAGACAACTGGTCCGGCGTTCTTGATCGCGTCGCTTGCGCCGGATTCAAACGTTTTGAAATTCTGCTGGAACAAGCCAGCGAGTTTCTTGACACTGGCGTCATAGGCAGCCTTGTCTGCCCAAGCGTCGCGAGGCGATAGGATTTCGGAAGGAACGCCGTCGCACGTTATTGGCACTTTCAGTCCAAAGACCGCATCGGTTTGCGTTTCGGCTTCACCCAGCGAACCGCTGTGGATCGCGTCGATGATGGCCCGCGTGTGCTTCAAACTCATTCGTTTGCCGACACCGTATGGGCCGCCCGCCCAACCCGTGTTGACCAACCACGCCTTCGCGCCGTGCTTTTGAATCTGTTCGGCCAACAGTTCGGCATACTTAGCCGGGTGCCAAACGAGGAACGCGGCACCAAAGCAGGCACTGAACGTCGCAGTCGGTTCGTTCACATTCATCTCTGTCCCCGCGGTCTTCGCCGTGTAACCGCTGATGAAGTGGTACATCGCTTGTTCGGTCGTCAACTGCGACACAGGCGGCAGAACACCGAACGCGTCACAGGTCAAGAAAATGATGTTCTTAGGGTGCGGCCCGACGCAAGGGATCTTGGCGTTCTCGATAAAGTCGATCGGGTAAGCCACGCGAGTGTTTTCGGTGATCGACGCGTCGTCGTAATTGACCTCGTGAGTCGTCTCGTCGAAAACAACGTTTTCCAGCACCGCGCCATAACGAATCGCGTCGAAAATCTCTGGCTCGTTCTCCTGCGACAAGTGAATGACTTTTGCGTAACAGCCGCCTTCGATATTGAAAACGCCTTTGTCTGACCAGCAATGCTCGTCGTCGCCAATCAGTTGCCGATGCGGATCGGTCGACAAAGTGGTTTTGCCGGTCCCGGACAGCCCAAAGAACAAAGTCAGATCATCCTCAGACGCTTGATTGGCGCTGCAGTGCATACTGAGCACGCCCCGCTTTGGCATCAAGTAGTTCATCACCGTGAAGACGCCCTTCTTCATTTCGCCGGCGTACTGAGTCCCCAGGATCACCAGTTCGCCCGTTTCGATCGACAAGTCAATGCTCGTCTTGCTGGTCATTTGGGCGGTATGCGGATTGGCGGGGAATGCACCCGCGTTGAAAATAACAATGTTGGGATCGCCAAAACTTGCAAGCTGTTCTGCGGTTGGCCGAATCAACATGTTGTGCATGAACAAGGCGTGATAGGCACTCTCGGCAATCACTCGAACCTTGATGCGGTGATCGGGATCCCAACCCGCGAAACCGTCGAACACATAGATCGCGTCGCGTGTGTTGAGATAGTCGATTGCCCGTTGACGGTTGATCGTGAACGACCGGTCGGCCAACCGGATGTTGACGTCTCCCCACCAAATGTCGTCCGTCGAATCTGGGTGATCGACGATCCGTTTGTCTTTCGGGCTGCGTCCAGTCTTGTCGCCGCTGCGTGTGGCAAGCGCGCCAGACGCTGCGATGACCGCGTGATTTCCAGCGATGGCGAACTCATACAATCGCGCCGGGGTCGCGTTGTGAATGATGTTGGAAACGTTAAGACCGTAGCCAGACAAATCAATCGGATTGACGCTCATGGAACACTGCTAAATCGAGTCGGCGAAATGAAATCTTTCGCCAGCAAGTTTAGCGCCGAGAGCGTCGTGTGGCGACCCGGCGTCGCTTACAAAGAACCGTCGCGGCAAAAACCGAAAGCACCGCCATCGTGGTTGGCTCAGGAACCGCCACGACTGCTGTTGCAAAGGCCGCGAACAATCGCGGCGGCGGCGATGGCCCGGACGTGCTAGCGTCGAACGCGAACTGAGTCGAAAAACTTGTGTTGGTAAAGAACACTTGGTTATCAATCCCGGAAACCATCAAGTTTCCGCTCGCATCGATGTCGATGTCATACAGACCGGTCGCGTCGATGATGTTTGCGGTCGAAACGATGTTACCGGCCGCATCAAGTTTCAGAATTTCGTCGTTGCCATGAACGGCAAAGTAGTTGCCCAACCCATCCGCCACCAATCCATTCAGACTGAGCCCGGAGGTCGCGGTCGGCAAATTGATTTGATCCAATCGCAACAACGTGTTGGGATCGTAAACGTTTAGCACTGTCGGCGAAGATGTCGCGGACGTGCTTTCGGTTCCCAACGCATAGAGCCGACCGTCGAAACCGAAGTTCAAGTCGTTGGCAATGAAGTCGGTGGCAAATCGCGTCGATGTGAATCCACTTGCCGCATCAAACCGTAAAATACCTTGCTCATTGCGAGCCCCCACGGGCTGGTCGGCAACGAACACCTGGGCGCCGATTGCCGCGACCGTGCCCCGGTTGAGGACGTTGCCGATCGCAAAACCGGTACCCGGCCCGGACCGATCCGTTTGGACGCCGGTCGCTTGGTCAATCGTTGACAGAGACGGGTTGAAGGTGCCGTTGAACACGTGAATGTTGCCCAGCGTGTCCACTGCGATGTCGCGCGGCACCTCGGTGCTGCCTGCACCGGCGTCATCAGCGACCGTAAACGCTTGAATAAAAAGTCCAGCGCTCGTGAACTCGCGAAGCGTATTTGTGTTGACGTCCATGACCAACACATTGCCCGGCGTCACGATAGCGGCGCCAAGCTGTGCTGGAGCAACGCTAAGCAGAAACGCAAACGACAACGCGCCAGCGATGCAAAATTGACGGGACATCTTTCAGACTCGGCACATCAAGGATCGGAAACACAAAGCTCTCCCGTAGTCAGGAAAAGCTAGCGGTCCAGTATAGTCCCTAAGACGTGACCAGTGGCGTTATTGCGAAACCGTTCCGGTGACCACGCACGAAGTAGCTCGTTTCCCGGGCAAGTTTGTGACAATTCGGATTTCTTGCGAAATCGGCGTGTCCGTACCGTCGCCGGTGTAGACCAGCTTGACCATGTGCAGCTTTTTCGAACCGACCGGGACAACGAACTTGAATCGTTCATCGCTGCATTCAACATCGGAAATCTCAAACGGCTCTTCGCCACGGACTATCAGCTTCTTCTCGACCGATCCGTTGGGCTGGGTCGTCCCCAAACTGACCGCTTCGGGCGAAACGTTGACCGGCGGACGAACTCGACCCGAAATCGACATTTCGGTCGTCGGAAAACTGCGGTCATTGCTGATCAGCGTCAAGCGTTCACGAATTTCGCCGTCGCTCATCTCACCGTTCATTCGAACCGACATGCGGTAACGAACTTGGTTTGATGTTCGTTCTGCGGGATCCAAACGGACTCGTAAATCAGAACAATGGCTGCGAACGTCGATGATTTCCCAGCTGGGGTTTCCGTTGTGCGTGATCATGACTTCGCGTTCACGTTCTTCGCCGGCCGGAACGTCACCGAAAGCGACTTCCGGCGGATCAAACGTGATGTCAGTGCGAATGAATCCGCTGACGTTCAATTGGACTTCGGCGTACTTGGGACGATCAAACACGACGGTGATCGTCGCGGCCTTTTGACCGATGAAGCTGCTGGTGTTGAAGGTCGCGACAACCGCCGCCGTTTCGTGAGTCTGCAGGGTATCCGCGGTCAACGTTGGCGTGGTGCATCCGCAACTGGTGCGAACCGCCGCCACGTGGACTTCTTCATTGTAGATATTGGTGAAATCAAAGTGGTATTCGCACTTGGTTCCTCGTCCGACCGTGCGGAACTCATGCTTCTTTTCTTTGAACATCTTGTCGGCGTAGTTGTCCGCTGACGCTGTTGTTGGACTTAATGTCTGGCAAACAGCCGCTACCAACGCAACAACCAAGAATTTCGACCATTCGCGACGTTCAAAACGCACCATCATTCCATACCGGTGAGAGGGGGAAGGGATAATCTAAAGCCACTGGATTCCGCCATCCGCGCAGGTTAACACGAACCGCAAATTTCACCCAGGTGGATCAGAGCTTCCGGTAGTTACCGTTTCGGCAACTTCGAGGAAATTTTCCAGTAATTCCGATAATCGCTCCATCGGAAGCCCCACGACGTTGCTGACGCTGCCGTCGCCGATCACCTGCAACCAGTCATTTCCATCCTGGTATCCGAACGCTCCCGCTTTGCCTTCCCAAAGCATCGAGTCCAGATAATCTTCCAACATCTGCTCGGTCAGCTTCTGCATTTTCAACTCAGTCCGGACCACGTCGACGACACACATTTCGTGTTTCACAGACCAAACGCAAACGCCGGTGTAAACGTCGTGCTTGCGACCGCTCAGCAAACGCAACGTGGTTTCAGCATGATCTTGATCGTGCGGTTTACCCAAAATTTGCCCCAGACACGACGCCACCGTATCGGCTGCGATGATCAGCCCCGTGTCAACTTTGGTGGCGATGTCGGCCGCTTTGCGATACGCATAGCGAGCAACCATTTCCGGTGCCGTTTCGCGGCTGCACATCCCACACTCGGCTTCGTCCGAAGCGACCTGGACCGAATAGTCGTATCCAGCCGCAGTCAGCAACTGAGCACGGCGCGGCGAACCGCTGGCCAAAATCAACGGCTCGTCGGTTGGCAATTCCGCACGTGGCAGGTTCCGCATCAACGGCAAGTCTTCGGTGGGTTTCATCGCAGCGATTGTTTTGAAAATGGGAGACTTGAAATCAGAGACGCTCGTTACGCCGGTGGCGCGGGATCATCATCGGATTGCGGTGGCGGGTCCGACGGTGGTGCATCGGATGACGGCGGGCTGTCGTTTCCCGTATCCGCAGGCGGCGGAAGCTCGGGTGGTGGATTCGCGCCGGCTTGCTGACGTTGCTCTAACTGTTTGACGGCACCGCGCAGCGATTCAAGCAATCGTGGTACTTGGCCGGCCGCGACAAACACGCGCGCACTGACCGCCGACTGTGGAAAGAAGCTGGTCAGAAAGTCCAAACCAAACTCACTCGCGCCGTGACCGATCATCACGCCGTTGGCGTACACGCCGCTGAGCACTTCGTCGGGCAACTTCAGGTCGTCGTAGATTTCCTGCGGCGACGGCCTGCGCTGGTTTGGGTTAGGCGGCTGGACCGGTGGTGCTTGTGGATTGCCGAAGCGACCCTTGTACAGTTCCAAGTTCGTATTGAGCGCGTCAATGAACTGAGGCATCACCGGATGCGGAATCACGACTCGCTTGGCCACTTTGTGCGGACGTCCGATCGTCTGCAAAAAGTCAACGATATATTCATTCGGCCCCGTCATCACGATCGCGCCGGTGCTGAAGCAACCGTCGGCGACGTTTTCGGGAACGCGAGCACGTACAGCAGGATTATTGTCGCTCGATTGCGGTGGCTCGGGCGATGGTGGATTGGAGTCCGAAGTCATGCGGCGATACGTGCTGGATCAGAGAGTTGAAGTGGCCCGAACAAAAGCGGTCCCTCATTCTAAACGGCTCGTCGAGCTTGCCACACCCCAGCTTGCCACATACCAACCCAGCGATCCTAGCGGCGAAGCTATCGCTATCTCAACTTTCCAGTTCTTCTCGCACTCGCTGCGGCGTCGCCGTTCGCCGCGGCATCACCAATTCGGGCGATGCCAACAGAGTCGCAAAGAACGCCAGCGTGGCCACCACGACGACAACGTTGATCGTCCAAACCGAATTGCGGCCCGTCACGATTTCTCCCAGCGTCCAGGCCCAGTTCGTGATCTGCCAACCGGAATAGGAATACGAACGATAATCGTTCAAATGCAATCCGATTGAATAAGGAACGATCGCCGCCAACATCGCAACGGCGACCAGTGCCGCGATGCCAATTTCTGCTCTCGGATTGTTTCGAATCCGAATGATTGCCACCAGCCATCGAACAACCACAAGAAAACCGACCAAGTAGGCGGAATAGCCGACGCAAAGTTGCTTCAACATGCCGGTCACGATCGTCGTTCGTCCGCCCGCAAACTGGCCAGCCAAATCAATGCCGATCACAACCGCCGCAGTGATCACAACAATGTTCACGACGGAAAATACTAGCCCGCTGGCCGGTCCCGGCGTCAACCAAGTCAACGTCGCTCGCGCAAGTAGGCTGCTTGGCAATTCGCGTCGGACTCGCGGCGTCATCGTTGACGATTCGCCCGTGAACATGCTGCTGCACAACGTCCACAACCCGGCCAATCCCGTCGCCGCCATCGACGAAATCGCAATTCCTGCATCGTCGTCCAGCATTTTGATCGCCAACATGCAAAGCCCCAGCACAACCGCCGATACGATCATCAACGACACTCGCAGGTGCGTCGACCGGTTCTCGCTTTCGGGCGTCAATTGAGCTGCCGTCGCAGTCAGGAACAAATGTCCCAGTGCCAGGCTTAGCGAGATCGTCGCAATCACAGCCAACAACACCTGCTCTCCCGTCAACGGATTGCCTTCCAAAATCATCCCGATCACCAGAAAACCAATGGTCCATTCGGCCATCAACAACATGCCCATCACCGCCAACAGAGTCGTGATCCGGCCAGTACGAGTGCGGGCAACCGGCGCAAAGAACAAAGCGACAATCGTCAACTCGATCGCCGACACCAACAGGATCCCCATCATCAACAAAGTCGTCGGCAGGTCGACACCGCGAAGTGTGTAGGCATACGCAACACACGGAAACAACGCCACAAAATAAAGCAGCATCTGCAACATCGCGCTAGCCAACTTACCCAGCACAATTTGCCAGGGACTCAGCACCGTAATCGACAACAGCTCGAGCGTCCCGTCATCGATTTCGCCTTCAAGCGACCGGTACGCCGCCAACGGGACGACGATCAGCATTGGCAGCGCAAGAACCAAGTAGTAGCCAATCAGCATCCGTGGCGCTGACGGCGACGTGTAAATCTGTGGCATCATCGACAGGCTGCCGATGATCGTCCAAGCCAGCGCGGCAACCAACAATACCGAGAACGTGATCACGAACTGGCGACTCTTCAGCGCCTGACGAGTCTCTTTGACCAAAATTGGATTCAGAGCATCGCCAATCCGTTCG
The DNA window shown above is from Rubripirellula reticaptiva and carries:
- a CDS encoding ABC transporter permease, which codes for MTSITTDPTVDVIPESPQASRLDRLDAWCERIGDALNPILVKETRQALKSRQFVITFSVLLVAALAWTIIGSLSMMPQIYTSPSAPRMLIGYYLVLALPMLIVVPLAAYRSLEGEIDDGTLELLSITVLSPWQIVLGKLASAMLQMLLYFVALFPCVAYAYTLRGVDLPTTLLMMGILLVSAIELTIVALFFAPVARTRTGRITTLLAVMGMLLMAEWTIGFLVIGMILEGNPLTGEQVLLAVIATISLSLALGHLFLTATAAQLTPESENRSTHLRVSLMIVSAVVLGLCMLAIKMLDDDAGIAISSMAATGLAGLWTLCSSMFTGESSTMTPRVRRELPSSLLARATLTWLTPGPASGLVFSVVNIVVITAAVVIGIDLAGQFAGGRTTIVTGMLKQLCVGYSAYLVGFLVVVRWLVAIIRIRNNPRAEIGIAALVAVAMLAAIVPYSIGLHLNDYRSYSYSGWQITNWAWTLGEIVTGRNSVWTINVVVVVATLAFFATLLASPELVMPRRTATPQRVREELES
- a CDS encoding DUF3467 domain-containing protein; this encodes MTSDSNPPSPEPPQSSDNNPAVRARVPENVADGCFSTGAIVMTGPNEYIVDFLQTIGRPHKVAKRVVIPHPVMPQFIDALNTNLELYKGRFGNPQAPPVQPPNPNQRRPSPQEIYDDLKLPDEVLSGVYANGVMIGHGASEFGLDFLTSFFPQSAVSARVFVAAGQVPRLLESLRGAVKQLEQRQQAGANPPPELPPPADTGNDSPPSSDAPPSDPPPQSDDDPAPPA
- a CDS encoding DUF1573 domain-containing protein; amino-acid sequence: MVRFERREWSKFLVVALVAAVCQTLSPTTASADNYADKMFKEKKHEFRTVGRGTKCEYHFDFTNIYNEEVHVAAVRTSCGCTTPTLTADTLQTHETAAVVATFNTSSFIGQKAATITVVFDRPKYAEVQLNVSGFIRTDITFDPPEVAFGDVPAGEEREREVMITHNGNPSWEIIDVRSHCSDLRVRLDPAERTSNQVRYRMSVRMNGEMSDGEIRERLTLISNDRSFPTTEMSISGRVRPPVNVSPEAVSLGTTQPNGSVEKKLIVRGEEPFEISDVECSDERFKFVVPVGSKKLHMVKLVYTGDGTDTPISQEIRIVTNLPGKRATSCVVTGTVSQ
- a CDS encoding NHL repeat-containing protein is translated as MSRQFCIAGALSFAFLLSVAPAQLGAAIVTPGNVLVMDVNTNTLREFTSAGLFIQAFTVADDAGAGSTEVPRDIAVDTLGNIHVFNGTFNPSLSTIDQATGVQTDRSGPGTGFAIGNVLNRGTVAAIGAQVFVADQPVGARNEQGILRFDAASGFTSTRFATDFIANDLNFGFDGRLYALGTESTSATSSPTVLNVYDPNTLLRLDQINLPTATSGLSLNGLVADGLGNYFAVHGNDEILKLDAAGNIVSTANIIDATGLYDIDIDASGNLMVSGIDNQVFFTNTSFSTQFAFDASTSGPSPPPRLFAAFATAVVAVPEPTTMAVLSVFAATVLCKRRRVATRRSRR
- a CDS encoding DUF1501 domain-containing protein, with protein sequence MKRRETIDQQYLRQTLEERTRRHFLRDSATGLGALWMATQSSNTNAAFLPNHQPDNPLSPVAPPLPAKVKRVIYLHMVGAPSQLELFDYKPDLKELDGQDCPQSFLEGKRFAFINGTPKMLGPQFPFKQYGESGAWFSDRMPHLAQHADDLCFIKTMQTDQFNHGPAQLMVHTGTAQMGSPSIGSWVTWGLGSENADLPGFIVLLSGGRLPRVGKALWGSGFLPSVYQGVQCRSQGDPVLNVSNPSGVSRADRRRVLDTLDELNRHAHETFGDPETLTRIAQYEMAFRMQTAAPEVMDLNKESAETLEAYGADPNKESFANNCLLARRLVENGVRFVQLYDWGWDTHGSNKSEALEFGLVDKCTQTDKPIAALLADLKARGLMEDTLVIWGGEFGRTPMRENRGGKEMAFMGRDHSPDAFTIWMAGAGVKAGYTHGITDDVGYTAAVDPVQVRDMHATLLHLMGFDAPKFSYPFKGLNQKLTGVKESRVVKEILT
- the pckA gene encoding phosphoenolpyruvate carboxykinase (ATP); translated protein: MSVNPIDLSGYGLNVSNIIHNATPARLYEFAIAGNHAVIAASGALATRSGDKTGRSPKDKRIVDHPDSTDDIWWGDVNIRLADRSFTINRQRAIDYLNTRDAIYVFDGFAGWDPDHRIKVRVIAESAYHALFMHNMLIRPTAEQLASFGDPNIVIFNAGAFPANPHTAQMTSKTSIDLSIETGELVILGTQYAGEMKKGVFTVMNYLMPKRGVLSMHCSANQASEDDLTLFFGLSGTGKTTLSTDPHRQLIGDDEHCWSDKGVFNIEGGCYAKVIHLSQENEPEIFDAIRYGAVLENVVFDETTHEVNYDDASITENTRVAYPIDFIENAKIPCVGPHPKNIIFLTCDAFGVLPPVSQLTTEQAMYHFISGYTAKTAGTEMNVNEPTATFSACFGAAFLVWHPAKYAELLAEQIQKHGAKAWLVNTGWAGGPYGVGKRMSLKHTRAIIDAIHSGSLGEAETQTDAVFGLKVPITCDGVPSEILSPRDAWADKAAYDASVKKLAGLFQQNFKTFESGASDAIKNAGPVV
- a CDS encoding Maf family protein; the encoded protein is MRNLPRAELPTDEPLILASGSPRRAQLLTAAGYDYSVQVASDEAECGMCSRETAPEMVARYAYRKAADIATKVDTGLIIAADTVASCLGQILGKPHDQDHAETTLRLLSGRKHDVYTGVCVWSVKHEMCVVDVVRTELKMQKLTEQMLEDYLDSMLWEGKAGAFGYQDGNDWLQVIGDGSVSNVVGLPMERLSELLENFLEVAETVTTGSSDPPG